The Chelonoidis abingdonii isolate Lonesome George chromosome 9, CheloAbing_2.0, whole genome shotgun sequence genome has a segment encoding these proteins:
- the LOC116817553 gene encoding cytochrome P450 3A9-like — protein sequence MNFLPYFSIETWGLLITFLALLILYGIWPYGLFKKLGIPGPTPLPFFGTTLEYRKGMVDFDKNCFQKYGKIWGLYDGRQPVLAILDSTLIKTVLVKECYTTFTNRRMFGPTGVLKSAISIAEDEQWKRIRTVLSPTFTSGKLKEMFPIMVHYGKVLVRNVQKQVEKDEPIAVKDVFGAYSMDIITSTSFGVNIDSMNNPQDPFVKEVKKLVKFDFFSPFFILIAVFPFLIPLLDMLNVNVFPNDALEFFTRSVTKIKEKRKRETRRDRVDFLQLMIDSQNLNTSHEILTDTEILAQAIIFIFGGYETTSSILGYMVYSLATHPDVQQKVQEEIDSVLPNQAPLTYDALMQMEYVDMTVSETLRLFPFGGRIERVCKKDVEINGVTISKGTVVMIPPYLLHRIPEYWPEPEEFRPERFSKENKETMDPYMYLPFGAGPRNCLGMRFALLSIKVAIASLLQNFTFRPCKETPIPLKLSSKGFITPMEPIILKLVPRTAESKE from the exons ttctgatcaccttcctcgcTCTCCTGATACT atatggGATCTGGCCATATGGTTTATTTAAGAAACTGGGTATTCCTGGGCCAACACCCCTGCCTTTCTTTGGGACTACCTTGGAGTATCGCAAA GGTATGGTGGACTTTGACAAAAACTGCTTTCAGAAATATGGGAAAATCTGGGG GCTTTACGATGGCAGACAGCCTGTGCTGGCCATCCTGGATTCTACACTCATTAAAACTGTGCTGGTGAAAGAGTGCTACACCACCTTTACCAACCGCCGG ATGTTTGGTCCAACAGGAGTGCTGAAGTCAGCTATCTCCATCGCTGAGGATGAGCAGTGGAAGAGGATTCGCACTGTGCTCTCTCCAACCTTCACCAGCGGGAAGCTAAAGGAG ATGTTTCCTAtcatggtgcattatgggaaggtttTGGTGAGAAATGTTCAGAAGCAAGTGGAAAAGGATGAGCCGATAGCTGTTAAAGA TGTGTTTGGTGCCTACAGCATGGATATTATCACTAGCACTTCGTTTGGTGTGAATATTGACTCCATGAACAACCCCCAAGACCCATTTGTGAAGGAGGTTAAGAAACTAGTGAAGTTTGActtcttttccccattttttattttgatag CTGTATTTCCATTCCTTATTCCTCTTCTTGATATGCTGAATGTGAATGTTTTCCCAAATGATGCCCTGGAATTCTTCACACGGTCAGTCaccaaaataaaggaaaagcgCAAGAGAGAAACCCGCAGG GACCGAGTGGATTTCCTGCAGCTGATGATTGACTCCCAGAATTTAAACACCAGTCACGAAA TCCTGACTGATACCGAGATTCTGGCACAAGCAATTATCTTTATTTTTGGTGGCTATGAGACCACCAGCTCCATTCTTGGCTACATGGTTTACAGTCTAGCTACTCACCCCGATGTACAGCAGAAGGTGCAGGAGGAGATAGACTCTGTTCTTCCCAACCAG GCACCTCTCACTTATGATGCCCTGATGCAGATGGAATATGTTGACATGACAGTGAGTGAAACCCTCAGGCTCTTTCCTTTTGGAGGGCGTATTGAAAGGGTCTGCAAGAAAGACGTAGAGATAAATGGAGTGACCATTTCCAAAGGCACCGTGGTTATGATCCCACCCTACCTTCTGCATCGTATCCCAGAATACTGGCCAGAACCAGAGGAGTTCAGACCTGAAAG GTTCAGTAAAGAGAACAAAGAGACGATGGATCCTTATATGTACCTGCCCTTTGGAGCTGGACCCAGGAACTGCCTTGGAATGAGGTTTGCTCTCCTCTCCATAAAAGTTGCGATTGCCAGTCTGCTGCAGAATTTCACATTCAGACCCTGCAAAGAAACTCCG ATACCTCTCAAACTGAGTTCAAAAGGATTTATTACTCCAATGGAACCTATCATTCTGAAGTTGGTCCCCAGAACCGCAGAATCGAAGGAGTAA